The DNA sequence GCAATCTATTCATTATTTAACAAGGTCAGCCTTATGAATATCAAGGTTGAAAGCAGCAAATGTGTCGGATGTAACCAATGTTCAAAGGTATGCAAAATGGACGTCGATGTCTGTAAGACTCCGAATCATCCTGAATGCATACGATGCGGAGCCTGTATAAAGGCCTGTCCAAAAGACGCAATCCACTACCAGTTTATGGGAAAGCCATGTTCCCCAAAGGACATCTGCAATCATCCAAAATCAACAAGTAACAATTAGCCACACTACTATTATTTAAAGGAGCAATTATTTATGAAAACAAAAAGAACATTACTATCTATTATCACTCTCTGTGCAGCATTATCTCTCACAGCATGTAACGGATCAGGAGCTTCCACCACTGAAAATTCACAAAAAGTCCGGACAGAATCCACCACTGAAGCTGTGGACAATTCCAACACAAAGCTGGATGATCTATATCAGCAGGAGAACCAGATCTTTGCAGATCATGCAGATGTATGGAACAAGGCATTCGGCATGATGAATAAAAGCAACGCTGATCCGAGCGGCAATTATGCAGATTATCTGGCCGGCACCGTAGAATCAAACAAGGAAGCCTTTACGGATGATGAACTGAAAACGCTTACCGATGATATTGAAACTATCAGACAGATTGAAGAACAGATATCCGAAATCGAAAATAAAAATACAGGATCAGAAAGCACTGACCAGAAAGACAGTTCCGAAGAAACCTCCCCTTTCAAGAGTTTCTCCGGTAAGGATTTTGATGGTAATTCTGTTGATGAAAGCCTGTTTTCCAATAATGCGGTAACCGTCGTTAATTTCTGG is a window from the Lachnospiraceae bacterium GAM79 genome containing:
- a CDS encoding TlpA family protein disulfide reductase, whose product is MKTKRTLLSIITLCAALSLTACNGSGASTTENSQKVRTESTTEAVDNSNTKLDDLYQQENQIFADHADVWNKAFGMMNKSNADPSGNYADYLAGTVESNKEAFTDDELKTLTDDIETIRQIEEQISEIENKNTGSESTDQKDSSEETSPFKSFSGKDFDGNSVDESLFSNNAVTVVNFWFTGCKPCVAELSKLNELNDAIKSMGGEVVGINTETFDGNEDAIKEAAAILDSQGAKYRNISIDSDSNAGKYASDIMAFPTTILVDRNGNIVGDPMLGGIDDQNNYDTLMKQIQTVIDADK